A window of the Virgibacillus pantothenticus genome harbors these coding sequences:
- a CDS encoding SpoIIIAH-like family protein — MLKKQTVWLLTMLSLMIVLSVYYMTSPDSEDLAYINDGQDNTNEKAVPTDSEANDDAEVEEISNVGQDELFTTIRMELQDKRNMEKERLTDVVASSSASAAEKDEALQEIDAIEDLASKEKILEETIVASANYEDVLVRSDDESVTVQVKVEENLPKSEAVSIIQMVKDELGDKKVNVSYLPSEAPTKKDK, encoded by the coding sequence ATGTTGAAAAAACAAACTGTTTGGCTATTAACGATGTTAAGTTTAATGATTGTATTAAGTGTTTATTATATGACCTCACCTGATAGTGAAGATTTAGCTTATATAAACGATGGACAAGACAATACGAATGAGAAAGCGGTCCCTACTGACTCAGAAGCAAACGATGATGCAGAAGTAGAGGAAATATCAAATGTAGGACAAGATGAGCTTTTTACGACCATTCGTATGGAATTACAAGATAAGCGCAATATGGAAAAAGAGAGATTGACAGACGTTGTAGCTTCTAGCTCTGCCAGCGCCGCAGAAAAAGATGAAGCATTACAAGAAATCGATGCAATTGAAGATTTGGCATCCAAAGAAAAGATTTTAGAAGAGACAATTGTTGCTTCCGCTAATTATGAAGACGTACTTGTACGTTCCGATGATGAAAGTGTAACTGTTCAAGTGAAAGTTGAAGAAAATTTACCGAAATCTGAAGCAGTTTCGATTATCCAAATGGTAAAAGATGAATTAGGGGATAAAAAAGTCAATGTATCCTATCTACCATCTGAAGCGCCAACCAAAAAAGATAAGTAA
- the accB gene encoding acetyl-CoA carboxylase biotin carboxyl carrier protein, producing MLNVQEIQEIIKLIDQTSIEEFKYETSGASISIKKASANDQVQTKNIPVQTVSGTEQLETEKTSEDHIQDSVQEERTVAFDHEIVSPMVGTFYAAPSPEKENFVSVGSKVDKSTIVCIVEAMKLFNEIEAEVDGEIVEILVENGELVEYGQPLFRVSTK from the coding sequence ATGCTAAATGTACAAGAAATACAGGAAATAATAAAGTTAATTGATCAAACATCCATTGAAGAATTCAAATATGAAACAAGCGGAGCGTCTATTTCGATAAAGAAAGCTTCCGCAAATGACCAAGTACAAACGAAAAACATTCCCGTGCAAACTGTATCTGGAACAGAGCAACTGGAAACAGAAAAAACGAGTGAAGACCATATACAAGATTCTGTTCAAGAGGAGCGTACGGTTGCTTTTGACCATGAAATTGTTTCACCAATGGTAGGAACGTTTTATGCAGCTCCATCCCCAGAAAAGGAAAACTTTGTGTCGGTAGGTAGTAAAGTTGATAAATCAACGATAGTTTGTATCGTTGAGGCAATGAAATTGTTTAATGAGATTGAAGCTGAAGTTGACGGAGAAATCGTAGAAATATTAGTAGAAAATGGTGAGCTAGTTGAGTATGGACAGCCACTATTTCGAGTTAGTACAAAGTAA